A single Anopheles funestus chromosome 2RL, idAnoFuneDA-416_04, whole genome shotgun sequence DNA region contains:
- the LOC125774637 gene encoding hematopoietic lineage cell-specific protein isoform X2, translating to MWKSTAGRDIDTTAVNQGAEDDDWETDPDFVNDVSEQEQRWGSKTIEGSGRNAAAIDMQQLREETERADADKKRKEGPKASHGYGGKFGVEKDRMDKSAVGHEHIEKVEKHASQKDYVSGFGGKFGVQKDRVDKSALGWDHVEKVDKHESQKDYKTGFGGKFGVQQDRQDKSAVGWDHMEAPQKHESQLDHKVGFGGKFGVQNDRMDKSALGFQEQDKIGTNYTKVKPDIGSAKPSNLRAKFENFAATAEEDARKRAEEQKRLREEKDRRDREEAAKRVNYSAESTAEPKKPERKGPINTGREAGVSSAINNFNKPQENASLEKSRKDPILLPKEEEPRKLVQPDVIPTSDSTSVLTAAVEQPETAPEQNSQEPAPVTRTSYSATPVAVADTEQPASTVVSTGQEQEADVEPPVQEDVEEFILSPDNPGIQAIALYDYQAAADDEISFDPDDKITHIEMIDEGWWRGWCNNKYGLFPANYVQLLQ from the exons ATGTGGAAATCAACGGCGGGCCGCGATATTGATACTACCGCTGTAAACCAAGGAGCCGAGGATGACGACTGGGAAACGGATCCAGATTTTGTGAACGATGTTAGTGAACAGGAGCAACGATGGGGCTCCAAAACTATCGAAGGCAGTGGCCGCAATGCTGCCGCCATCGACATGCAACAGCTGCGCGAGGAAACGGAACGCGCCGATGCGGATAAGAAGCGTAAAGAAGGTCCAAAAGCATCACATGGGTACGGTGGCAAGTTTGGCGTGGAAAAGGACCGGATGGACAAATCTGCGGTCGGCCACGAACACATCGAGAAGGTGGAGAAACACGCTTCTCAAAAGGATTACGTATCCGGATTCGGGGGTAAGTTCGGGGTACAGAAGGATCGCGTCGATAAATCAGCCCTCGGTTGGGACCATGTTGAGAAAGTGGATAAACATGAGTCACAGAAAGATTACAAGACTGGATTTGGTGGGAAGTTTGGCGTTCAGCAAGATCGTCAAGATAAATCAGCCGTCGGATGGGATCATATGGAAGCGCCACAGAAACACGAAAGCCAGCTCGACCACAAAGTG GGATTCGGTGGAAAGTTTGGAGTACAAAACGATCGGATGGATAAATCAGCACTTGGGTTCCAGGAGCAGGATAAAATCGGTACTAATTATACGAAGGTGAAGCCAGACATTGGATCCGCTAAGCCGTCCAATTTGCGTGCAAAGTTTGAAAACTTTGCCGCCACAGCTGAAGAAGACGCACGAAAGCGTGCCGAAGAGCAAAAACGGTTGCGCGAGGAAAAGGATCGACGCGATCGAGAAGAAGCGGCAAAACGTGTT AATTATTCGGCAGAATCAACGGCAGAACCGAAAAAACCGGAACGGAAAGGTCCTATAAATACGGGAAGAGAAGCCGGAGTCAGTAGTGCTATCAACAACTTCAACAAACCCCAAGAAAATGCCTCATTGGAAAAATCAAGA AAGGATCCAATTCTGCTACCGAAGGAAGAAGAACCGCGTAAGCTGGTACAGCCGGACGTGATTCCAACATCTGACTCCACTTCAGTATTGACTGCAGCAGTTGAGCAACCCGAGACAGCACCCGAACAGAACAGCCAAGAGCCGGCACCAGTTACTCGTACATCTTACAGCGCCACACCAGTAGCAGTGGCCGATACAGAACAACCGGCCAGCACAGTGGTTTCCACCGGCCAAGAGCAGGAGGCGGATGTCGAACCGCCTGTGCAAGAAGACGTGGAGGAATTCATTCTCTCTCCGGACAATCCTGGCATTCAAGCCATTGCTTTGTACGATTATCAAGCTGCAGCGGATGATGAAATATCGTTTGATCCGGACGATAAGATAACACATATCGAGATG ATCGATGAAGGCTGGTGGCGTGGATGGTGCAACAATAAGTATGGACTGTTTCCGGCAAATTACGTGCAGTTGCTGCAATGA
- the LOC125774637 gene encoding src substrate cortactin isoform X1, translating into MWKSTAGRDIDTTAVNQGAEDDDWETDPDFVNDVSEQEQRWGSKTIEGSGRNAAAIDMQQLREETERADADKKRKEGPKASHGYGGKFGVEKDRMDKSAVGHEHIEKVEKHASQKDYVSGFGGKFGVQKDRVDKSALGWDHVEKVDKHESQKDYKTGFGGKFGVQQDRQDKSAVGWDHMEAPQKHESQLDHKVGFGGKFGVQTDRKDKSAFGWDHVEKPQMHESQLDHKIGFGGKFGVQNDRMDKSALGFQEQDKIGTNYTKVKPDIGSAKPSNLRAKFENFAATAEEDARKRAEEQKRLREEKDRRDREEAAKRVNYSAESTAEPKKPERKGPINTGREAGVSSAINNFNKPQENASLEKSRKDPILLPKEEEPRKLVQPDVIPTSDSTSVLTAAVEQPETAPEQNSQEPAPVTRTSYSATPVAVADTEQPASTVVSTGQEQEADVEPPVQEDVEEFILSPDNPGIQAIALYDYQAAADDEISFDPDDKITHIEMIDEGWWRGWCNNKYGLFPANYVQLLQ; encoded by the exons ATGTGGAAATCAACGGCGGGCCGCGATATTGATACTACCGCTGTAAACCAAGGAGCCGAGGATGACGACTGGGAAACGGATCCAGATTTTGTGAACGATGTTAGTGAACAGGAGCAACGATGGGGCTCCAAAACTATCGAAGGCAGTGGCCGCAATGCTGCCGCCATCGACATGCAACAGCTGCGCGAGGAAACGGAACGCGCCGATGCGGATAAGAAGCGTAAAGAAGGTCCAAAAGCATCACATGGGTACGGTGGCAAGTTTGGCGTGGAAAAGGACCGGATGGACAAATCTGCGGTCGGCCACGAACACATCGAGAAGGTGGAGAAACACGCTTCTCAAAAGGATTACGTATCCGGATTCGGGGGTAAGTTCGGGGTACAGAAGGATCGCGTCGATAAATCAGCCCTCGGTTGGGACCATGTTGAGAAAGTGGATAAACATGAGTCACAGAAAGATTACAAGACTGGATTTGGTGGGAAGTTTGGCGTTCAGCAAGATCGTCAAGATAAATCAGCCGTCGGATGGGATCATATGGAAGCGCCACAGAAACACGAAAGCCAGCTCGACCACAAAGTG GGCTTCGGAGGAAAGTTTGGTGTGCAGACCGATCGAAAGGATAAATCAGCCTTTGGCTGGGATCATGTGGAGAAACCACAGATGCACGAAAGTCAGCTCGATCACAAAATT GGATTCGGTGGAAAGTTTGGAGTACAAAACGATCGGATGGATAAATCAGCACTTGGGTTCCAGGAGCAGGATAAAATCGGTACTAATTATACGAAGGTGAAGCCAGACATTGGATCCGCTAAGCCGTCCAATTTGCGTGCAAAGTTTGAAAACTTTGCCGCCACAGCTGAAGAAGACGCACGAAAGCGTGCCGAAGAGCAAAAACGGTTGCGCGAGGAAAAGGATCGACGCGATCGAGAAGAAGCGGCAAAACGTGTT AATTATTCGGCAGAATCAACGGCAGAACCGAAAAAACCGGAACGGAAAGGTCCTATAAATACGGGAAGAGAAGCCGGAGTCAGTAGTGCTATCAACAACTTCAACAAACCCCAAGAAAATGCCTCATTGGAAAAATCAAGA AAGGATCCAATTCTGCTACCGAAGGAAGAAGAACCGCGTAAGCTGGTACAGCCGGACGTGATTCCAACATCTGACTCCACTTCAGTATTGACTGCAGCAGTTGAGCAACCCGAGACAGCACCCGAACAGAACAGCCAAGAGCCGGCACCAGTTACTCGTACATCTTACAGCGCCACACCAGTAGCAGTGGCCGATACAGAACAACCGGCCAGCACAGTGGTTTCCACCGGCCAAGAGCAGGAGGCGGATGTCGAACCGCCTGTGCAAGAAGACGTGGAGGAATTCATTCTCTCTCCGGACAATCCTGGCATTCAAGCCATTGCTTTGTACGATTATCAAGCTGCAGCGGATGATGAAATATCGTTTGATCCGGACGATAAGATAACACATATCGAGATG ATCGATGAAGGCTGGTGGCGTGGATGGTGCAACAATAAGTATGGACTGTTTCCGGCAAATTACGTGCAGTTGCTGCAATGA
- the LOC125774655 gene encoding ER membrane protein complex subunit 7 homolog produces MKILEYCLVTALLCLISTAADNGMEEFDDAARYAIEGKVYPPELYGGDSELGWQLDTQISINGGEYKGFLREDGTFLISSVPSGSYVVEIVNPDYYYEPVRVEINPKGKFRARKLNYVQPSQVLQLPYPLKLKALTRFRYFQQREQWKITDFLFNPMVLMMILPLGIMLILPKIMSDPETKKEMENLNLSKMTNDLPEFSEMLTSYFTSGSAGAAAAAAKAGKEKDKAKPKQSKKKN; encoded by the exons atgaaaatattggaGTATTGTTTGGTTACCGCTTTGCTGTGCCTAATTTCTACGGCCGCCGACAATGGGATGGAGGAGTTCGATGATGCTGCTCGATATGCAATCGAGGGCAAAGTGTATCCACCAGAGTTGTACGGGGGAGACTCAGAACTCGGCTGGCAACTCGACACACAAATATCCATCAACGGTGGTGAATACAAGGGATTTCTTCGGGAAGACGGCACTTTTCTGATCAGCTCGGTGCCATCCGGCAGTTATGTGGTTGAAATTGTAAATCCGGACTATTATTACGAACCCGTGAGGGTAGAAATCAATCCCAAAGGAAAGTTCCGTGCTCGTAAGCTGAATTATGTTCAGCCATCCCAAGTGCTGCAGCTGCCCTATCCCCTGAAGCTGAAAGCTCTTACCCGATTCCGGTATTTCCAGCAGCGCGAACAGTGGAAAATTACAGACTTTCTGTTTAATCCGatggtgctgatgatgatattGCCATTGGGTATAATGCTTATTCTACCGAAAATCATGAGTGATCCAGAAACgaagaaggaaatggaaaatttaaacttaTCCAAG ATGACGAACGATTTGCCCGAATTCAGTGAAATGCTTACTTCTTACTTCACTAGTGGTTCTGCTGGAGCTGCTGCAGCCGCTGCCAAAGCTGGAAAGGAGAAGGATAAAGCCAAaccaaagcaaagcaaaaagaaaaactaa
- the LOC125774658 gene encoding uncharacterized protein LOC125774658 has translation MQRRKVTTSCYGFVVKLLFKIKIAGRTMTLFQQPRWLRKWIRRRTNPIPMDRAHLWKRRLSLFYAIVAWNAFGGVCYMIYTGRNDWAKFYGYKSEEEAQLPQAVRFAKQLNLPNAKVVKLTGLTKTDEYELKDHQVLRQADGSASVEK, from the coding sequence ATGCAACGGAGGAAAGTGACAACGAGTTGTTATGGTTTTGTGGTAAAATTAttgttcaaaataaaaatcgccGGAAGGACGATGACTCTGTTCCAACAACCACGCTGGCTGCGAAAATGGATTCGACGCCGAACAAATCCAATACCGATGGACCGGGCGCATCTTTGGAAACGTCGCTTGAGCTTATTCTACGCAATAGTGGCTTGGAATGCTTTCGGAGGCGTTTGTTACATGATCTACACCGGGCGCAATGATTGGGCTAAGTTTTATGGGTACAAAAGTGAGGAAGAAGCACAGCTGCCACAGGCCGTTCGTTTTGCAAAGCAGCTCAATCTTCCGAACGCAAAAGTCGTCAAGCTAACCGGGCTCACCAAAACAGACGAGTACGAACTGAAAGATCATCAAGTTTTGCGCCAAGCTGATGGCAGTGCTAGTGTAGAAAAGTAG